One genomic segment of Misgurnus anguillicaudatus chromosome 25, ASM2758022v2, whole genome shotgun sequence includes these proteins:
- the LOC141362042 gene encoding E3 ubiquitin/ISG15 ligase TRIM25-like has protein sequence MAEAHVFQDKFSCSVCLDLLKDPVTIPCGHSYCMSCITKCWDQNEMRIYSCPQCRQTFTPRPVLFKNVMFAEMVEELKKTKLQTAVPADSYAEAGDVECDACTERKYKAVKSCLECLKSYCQNHLKQHENFFNDRRHHLMNPTRQLHEMICSKHHKELEIYCRTDQHCICYLCTMDEHKNHDTVTAVAERTEKQRVLGERQIKLHQIIDEREKELQELREAVDSHARSAQTAVEDSERIFTELIRSIERTRSEVIQLIRDQEKTAVSRAEGVMKRLKQEIDDLRRRDAELKQFSHTDNHIHFLQGFQSLSAALESSVSHRFTLSSLLSFDDVRKSLSQLKDKLEDFCREKIEKISGEVTYISVISDELKSREDFLQYFKQFTLDSNTVNKFIQLSDGNRTATNTDTVHQYPDHPDRFDYYNQVLCRESLCGRCYWEVEWSGGVGISVSYKSISRKGEGKESKFGRNNQSWRLYCSDSSCTFRHNIKHTKLPVVLSSCRIGVYVDHSKGSLSFYSVSDTMNLIHRVNTTFTQPLYPGFSIGSGSVKLCNSSVDDMKFF, from the exons ATGGCAGAGGCTCATGTTTTTCAGGACAAGTTCAGTTGTTCAGTGTGTTTGGATCTCCTGAAGGATCCAGTGACCATTCCCTGtggacacagttactgtatgagCTGTATTACAAAGTGCTGGGATCAGAATGAGATGAGAATCTACAGCTGCCCTCAATGCAGACAAACCTTCACACCAAGacctgttttatttaaaaatgtgatgtttGCTGAAATGGTGGAGGAACTGAAGAAGACAAAACTTCAGACTGCTGTTCCTGCTGACTCTTATGCTGAAGCTGGAGATGTGGAGTGTGACGCCTGTACTGAGAGAAAATACAAAGCTGTCAAGTCCTGTCTGGAGTGTCTGAAGTCTTACTGTCAAAATCATCTTAAACAACATGAGAATTTCTTCAATGACAGGAGGCATCATTTGATGAATCCCACCAGACAACTTCATGAGATGATCTGCTCAAAACATCATAAAGAACTAGAAATCTACTGTCGCACCGACCAACACTGCATTTGTTATCTGTGTACGATGGACGAACATAAAAACCATGATACTGTGACAGCTGTAGCAGAAAGAACTGAGAAACAG AGAGTTTTGGGAGAGCGACAGATAAAATTACATCAGATAATTGATGAGAGAGAGAAGGAGCTTCAGGAGCTGAGAGAGGCTGTGGACTCTCATGCG CGCTCTGCACAGACAGCAGTGGAGGACAGTGAGAGGATCTTTACTGAACTGATCCGATCCATTGAGAGAACACGATCTGAGGTGATACAactgatcagagatcaggaaaAGACTGCAGTGAGTCGAGCTGAAGGAGTCATGAAGCGTCTGAAGCAGGAGATTGATGATCTGAGGAGGAGAGACGCTGAACTGAAGCAGTTTTCACATACAGACAATCACATTCATTTCCTACAG GGTTTTCAGTCTCTGTCTGCAGCTCTTGAGTCTTCAGTCTCACACAGATTTACTCTCAGCTCTCTTCTCTCTTTTGATGATGTGAGAAAATCTCTCTCTCAACTGAAAGACAAACTGGAGGATTTCTGTAGAGAGAAGATAGAGAAGATATCTGGTGAAG ttACATATATCTCAGTTATTTCTGATGAACTGAAGAGCAGGGAGGATTTCCTACAAT ATTTCAAGCAGTTCACACTGGATTCAAACACAGTTAATAAATTCATTCAGCTGTCTGATGGGAACAGAACTGCTACTAACACTGACACAGTCCATCAGTATCCTGATCATCCAGACAGATTTGATTATTATAATCAGGTGTTGTGTAGAGAGAGTTTGTGTGGACGCTGTTACTGGGAGGTTGAGTGGAGTGGTGGTGTTGGtatatcagtgtcatataaGAGCATCAGCAGGAAGGGAGAGGGTAAAGAGTCTAAGTTTGGACGTAATAATCAGTCCTGGAGATTGTACTGCTCTGACTCCAGCTGTACATTCAGGCACAATATCAAACACACTAAGCTGCCTGTAGTGTTGAGCTCCTGTAGAATAGGAGTGTATGTGGATCACAGTAAAGGATCTCTGTCCTTCTACAGCGTCTCTGATACAATGAACCTCATACACAGAGTCAACACCACATTTACTCAACCACTTTATCCTGGGTTTTCGATCGGTTCAGGTTCAGTTAAGTTATGTAATAGCAGTGTAGATGACATGAAGTTTTTCTAA